GTTTGTGTAAAGCTAAGGAGGAGAGTGTTAACCACATTTTTCTCCATTGTTCTTACACGATTCAACTGTGGTGGAAATTGTTTCAGGAGGTTAGAGTTAGTTAGGTCATTCCAAAGGGTTGTTTCGAGCTTCTAAGTACCAATTTTGAGGCTCTAGGAATTGGGAGGAAGGCTAAAGCTTTGTGGGGTTGTCTGGTGTCGGCAATTTTTTGGAACATTTGGTTGGAGCGTAACAAAAGAATTTTTGAGGATTATTCTGGTGTGGGGGTAGCAGATCTATGGGGAAGAGTAAGATATTGGGCAGTCCTCTAGGCTTCAGTTTCAAATGATtttaagaattactctctttctcACATACTATGGGATATGTTAACAGTTGTAAAGtgattttggttgagtttttgcTACTTGTAATCATATCCTCTTGagagattttcttgttttgttcttggtggatttcttatccacttctgtgtaattccacttttctattttaataaaatgttatagtttcttctcaaaaaaaaaaaaaaaaaaaaaaaaaatcctttccATCTTTCTAGTTGATGCCTTGGAGCCATAATCGCAGCTTAAATCAGAAAATATAATGTTATTTACACATGGTGTGGTGTATTAAAGCAGTGTCAAACAGAAGACTTGACGTTTATTTTGCGTACTTGTtgattaacattttcatttttctctgtCGTTTGCAACTGCCTTGTCAACTCCACTGCTAGCTCTGCAATTATGCAGAGTCCGATGATAGAATAAGTGAAGCCAAACATGATAGTCACGACACCAACTGGGGATGCTAGAGGATAATATTTGCCTTCTCTTCTAGGTTCAGTTGCAAGCCTAAATCCAGTGTTGATTGCCCATGCCAGCATGATCATTGCGACGATACTCACAACCATGCGGCTGACGATGCATATCGTCTTCAGCTTCCCTGCTGCATCATTAGGAATCAAGTAAGATGAGAAGTTCAGATGAATGAAATTTCATTAATTGGTTTAAAAGGCGTTAATTTAACTCTCGGTTTCATACACCCCCGCCCCTCCTCTAGGCTCTCTCTCATCATCTCTCGCATCATATGATGAGAGAGAGTGAAGGAGAGTGGGTGTGTGAAACCGTTGTGTAAGTTTCCTCCTAGCCTGAAACTAACACCTGCTGCTTTGTATTAAATTCTCGTTTTCGGTGTTGGTTGCATTACCTTGAACTTGAGGCTTCCTGATCTCCTCCTGCTTCTTCTGCAATTGTTCTGAGAGTTTCATAACCAAGTTTGCAAGTAAAGGAAGACCAgcagccaaaaacaagaaaccGAGAACTATAGTTAGAACTCCGACGCAGAATGCCCAATTGTTCGACTCCCGCTTTATCCCCGGCGTGTCTGCAACTCCAGATTCGGACCAAATGGTCCACAGGAACAGAACTACCATGACAAGAGACGTCAACACAGAAAACAATCTTGCACATCGGGTCTTGGCATCTCCTCTGAACTTCCACCGGAAGGCTCTTATGCCTTCTTCCTCCATCTTCAGCCGCGGGGCGGAGTTGgaagagaggagaagaaaaACAGAGAAGAAACTGAAGAAATGGTTTTGGCACTGAGAAACTGTTGTGGGTTTTTTGTTTATGGGTCAGCCGAGATAAGTGGGGGGAAATTATCTGTTTTAAGTTAGTTGGGTCATCacttaattcaaaattaaacaaacatgAAAGAGATGGTGGTAATTAACCATGAATTATCACCCAATTATTATGAGTTAAATACCCTGTTCCCTCTTGGCTTTGTTTTGATTGGCTGATATCATGGGAGAGTTAGAACGGAGACACAATGAGTTGAAGAAGAATACGGGTATACTCTATCTGTCACAATGatccaccacttgctattgatGGTTGTCAGTAAACACGAGTCATTAataatgaaaagaaagaaaataacatATTAGGATTATGTGCCAAATTTCACCATTAAAGGAAAGAGACTGTATTAGGAGACTTAACAATTTAATTACGTTTTCCACAATGATAGCactttgaaattgaaattgagaCGTCTCATCTTCAAATTTTGAGTTATTGTTTTCCATGCCAATTTCAAAGTTATTTCAATATTAATTAAAACTGAAGGTAATgtcaaatattaattataacatCATGTCCTAGTCACCCTTCAAATTCAATAGTGTAATGATGCTGATTAGTCATAATTAGTGGAAGTCGAGTACAAGTTTATGACCAGCAGCAACACTCTCCTCAGTCTCGTGGGCGTTTCGGGTGGGCGGACGACGACCGGAAAACTCGTTTAAAATGAACAAGTGTCTTAACCCAGGGTCGATGAACTTAACAATGATGAGACTGGACTCGTTCAATCGAAGAGACACATACCAAATGAGGTCGTAAGTCGTACCTCTACGCGCCTATGTGCAACGAGATTTTTCTAACAAAGAGACCGATTTCGAAATGACTGACCGCTGCCTCggcattttattttgcattttt
This genomic stretch from Pyrus communis chromosome 2, drPyrComm1.1, whole genome shotgun sequence harbors:
- the LOC137722177 gene encoding uncharacterized protein isoform X2: MEEEGIRAFRWKFRGDAKTRCARLFSVLTSLVMVVLFLWTIWSESGVADTPGIKRESNNWAFCVGVLTIVLGFLFLAAGLPLLANLVMKLSEQLQKKQEEIRKPQVQGKLKTICIVSRMVVSIVAMIMLAWAINTGFRLATEPRREGKYYPLASPVGVVTIMFGFTYSIIGLCIIAELAVELTRQLQTTEKNENVNQQVRKINVKSSV
- the LOC137722177 gene encoding uncharacterized protein isoform X1, producing MEEEGIRAFRWKFRGDAKTRCARLFSVLTSLVMVVLFLWTIWSESGVADTPGIKRESNNWAFCVGVLTIVLGFLFLAAGLPLLANLVMKLSEQLQKKQEEIRKPQVQAGKLKTICIVSRMVVSIVAMIMLAWAINTGFRLATEPRREGKYYPLASPVGVVTIMFGFTYSIIGLCIIAELAVELTRQLQTTEKNENVNQQVRKINVKSSV